In Leptospira sp. WS58.C1, a single genomic region encodes these proteins:
- the fliN gene encoding flagellar motor switch protein FliN: MGEGSLSQEEIDALLAGANDTFDPGSSMAAGGGSKEAAGLSPVDRDLLSDFLSHCFMTAGNTLAAILSKTSNFMNPTSEAKSRKDVEAELKSNTFLLYSTYSGNLNGRVVLAMAADNAARIANMMMGGFDSGGLDEGQLQTLRDSLTPIMGALQSQIAAKTGGGVNGSPAETRHVTSPAALVLPEGDPLVRTFFNLAIEGLPSFRIQFILSLSMANDILSLSKRSGGGGGDYASGGYQGGMGGGGGISQVGMKGVSFPNLATASGAQGTPNLNLLMDVQMSVTVELGRTKMYIKDILGLGEGSIIELDKLAGEPVDLLVNGKLIAKGEVVVIDENFGVRVTDIVSPADRIKPESGGG, encoded by the coding sequence ATGGGTGAAGGATCCCTTTCCCAGGAAGAAATAGACGCCCTTTTAGCGGGTGCAAATGACACATTCGATCCAGGCAGCAGCATGGCTGCCGGAGGCGGGTCCAAGGAAGCTGCCGGTCTTTCTCCGGTAGATCGAGACCTTCTGTCCGATTTTCTTTCTCATTGTTTTATGACTGCGGGAAATACTTTAGCAGCCATTCTTTCCAAAACTTCCAATTTTATGAATCCTACCTCCGAGGCCAAATCCCGGAAGGATGTGGAAGCGGAACTCAAGTCCAACACGTTTTTATTATATTCTACCTATTCAGGAAATCTGAACGGAAGAGTTGTGCTTGCGATGGCCGCGGACAATGCGGCTCGTATTGCGAACATGATGATGGGTGGATTTGATTCGGGTGGTCTGGACGAAGGCCAACTCCAGACTCTCAGAGATAGTTTAACTCCCATCATGGGAGCGCTTCAATCGCAGATCGCTGCTAAAACCGGTGGTGGAGTGAACGGTTCTCCTGCAGAGACTCGACATGTAACTTCTCCTGCCGCATTAGTTCTGCCGGAAGGAGACCCTCTCGTTCGGACCTTCTTCAATTTAGCGATAGAAGGACTTCCTTCTTTTAGAATTCAGTTCATTCTTTCTTTATCTATGGCGAATGATATTCTCTCTCTTTCCAAAAGATCCGGAGGAGGGGGAGGCGATTATGCTTCCGGCGGCTACCAAGGCGGAATGGGCGGTGGCGGAGGAATTTCCCAAGTCGGAATGAAGGGAGTTTCTTTCCCGAATCTTGCGACTGCAAGCGGCGCCCAAGGCACTCCGAACCTGAACCTTCTCATGGACGTGCAGATGTCTGTGACTGTGGAACTCGGAAGGACCAAGATGTATATTAAAGATATCTTAGGTTTGGGGGAAGGTTCCATCATCGAGTTGGACAAGTTGGCAGGTGAGCCTGTGGATCTTTTGGTAAACGGTAAGTTGATCGCGAAGGGTGAGGTCGTGGTCATCGACGAAAACTTCGGTGTACGTGTAACGGATATCGTAAGTCCGGCCGATAGGATCAAGCCGGAGTCGGGAGGCGGATGA
- a CDS encoding DoxX family protein gives MNFDIFKNETLNIKADIAILIARVICGYAFILHGWGKIQDPLHWMGPDSSVPSFFQFLAALSEFGGGIAWVIGLLTRLASFGIVCTMIVAAYFHSVILGDSFINLTGGRSYELAGVFFTIALVFLTVGAGRFSLDQKIFGSKSK, from the coding sequence ATGAATTTCGACATTTTTAAGAATGAGACTTTGAATATTAAAGCGGATATAGCCATTTTAATAGCAAGGGTTATCTGCGGTTACGCGTTTATATTACACGGTTGGGGAAAGATACAAGATCCTCTGCATTGGATGGGACCCGATTCTTCAGTCCCCTCTTTTTTCCAATTTTTAGCCGCACTCTCCGAATTCGGCGGTGGGATAGCATGGGTGATAGGACTTCTGACGAGGCTTGCTTCTTTCGGGATCGTATGCACAATGATCGTAGCTGCATATTTCCATTCGGTGATCTTAGGGGATTCTTTTATAAACCTGACAGGCGGGAGATCCTACGAATTGGCAGGAGTTTTTTTTACGATTGCATTGGTATTTTTGACCGTAGGAGCTGGAAGATTCTCTTTGGATCAAAAAATCTTTGGAAGTAAATCCAAGTAG
- the fliR gene encoding flagellar biosynthetic protein FliR codes for MEYFVGNFQVFLLILARIVGLLSVAPVFSFASISFPQRMTLGFLISVILFPVSASFVPPIPGNMVDYGLVAVAETLIGVLMGFLVSLVFSSFQMAGEFFNVQLGFGYAEILDPISQTSLPVISTLKNMLGMLLFLSLGAYRFLFESLVYSFEKVQVLKLVPEIQDGLYKAMEEAVGAMFLVAFKISLPILGVLFLVTVSEALMGKAAPQLNILQLSFPIKIAIGLIVMILIVPFLITQMDNAFQLSFEKMNLMLKGWPN; via the coding sequence ATGGAATACTTTGTAGGAAATTTCCAAGTTTTTCTTTTGATCCTGGCAAGGATCGTGGGGCTTCTATCCGTTGCTCCTGTGTTTTCCTTTGCCTCGATCAGCTTCCCGCAGAGGATGACTCTTGGATTTCTGATCTCCGTAATTTTATTTCCTGTGAGCGCTTCGTTTGTTCCTCCGATCCCGGGCAATATGGTTGATTACGGTTTAGTTGCCGTAGCGGAAACCTTGATCGGAGTCCTCATGGGATTTTTGGTCAGTTTGGTATTCTCTTCCTTCCAAATGGCTGGAGAATTTTTTAACGTCCAACTCGGTTTCGGTTACGCGGAGATATTGGACCCGATCTCGCAAACGAGTCTTCCTGTGATCAGTACTCTTAAAAATATGTTGGGTATGCTTCTATTTCTCTCTTTGGGAGCATACCGTTTTCTATTCGAAAGTCTGGTATATTCATTTGAGAAGGTGCAGGTTTTGAAACTTGTGCCTGAGATCCAAGACGGACTTTACAAGGCGATGGAAGAAGCGGTCGGTGCGATGTTCCTGGTCGCTTTCAAAATTTCTCTACCGATACTCGGAGTTTTATTTTTAGTTACTGTTTCCGAAGCATTGATGGGAAAGGCAGCTCCTCAGTTGAATATTCTACAACTGAGTTTTCCGATCAAGATCGCGATCGGACTAATCGTGATGATCCTGATCGTTCCATTCCTGATCACTCAGATGGACAATGCTTTCCAACTTTCCTTTGAGAAAATGAACCTGATGTTGAAGGGATGGCCGAACTGA
- the fliO gene encoding flagellar biosynthetic protein FliO — protein MSRIFQTIHSFFSGFGSLALAFGVFCILSGIAGGLYSQGSEREQMDEVLKKELGTADKKASESTAPSTPKQEEKKETVPESTPNPVEERYKPVSDGPSLAGILFRIVLVLGILCGAAYWVLRTLAKSREGSLPVRGEMNLLGSLSLGTNKQLQIVEVTGQIFVLGVADNGINLISEITDTETKARLQRMRDEFKPPEGGFLVTALEQLKDLNIRLTGKSEEEEQTLRQTPGERKEKQRKLKEKLDEIKKERNNLENGLFDSN, from the coding sequence ATGAGCCGAATTTTTCAAACGATCCATTCGTTTTTTTCAGGATTCGGCTCCCTCGCTTTGGCGTTCGGAGTCTTTTGTATTTTATCGGGTATTGCCGGAGGATTATACTCTCAAGGTTCCGAAAGAGAACAAATGGACGAAGTTCTCAAAAAAGAATTAGGCACAGCTGATAAAAAGGCCTCCGAGTCTACGGCACCTTCTACTCCTAAACAAGAAGAGAAGAAGGAAACTGTCCCGGAGTCGACACCGAACCCCGTGGAAGAAAGATACAAACCTGTTTCGGATGGGCCGAGTCTTGCGGGAATACTTTTTAGGATCGTTCTAGTACTTGGAATTCTTTGTGGAGCAGCGTATTGGGTCTTGAGGACTCTCGCAAAATCCAGAGAAGGCTCCCTTCCCGTTCGAGGAGAAATGAATCTTCTCGGTAGTTTGAGCTTAGGCACGAACAAACAGTTACAGATCGTAGAAGTAACCGGGCAAATTTTCGTATTGGGTGTGGCAGATAACGGTATTAATCTAATCTCCGAAATTACGGATACGGAGACCAAGGCAAGACTGCAGAGAATGAGAGACGAATTTAAACCTCCGGAAGGCGGCTTTCTCGTCACAGCTCTGGAACAGTTAAAGGATTTGAATATTCGTCTGACCGGGAAGTCTGAGGAAGAGGAACAAACGCTTCGCCAAACTCCCGGAGAAAGAAAAGAGAAACAGAGAAAACTCAAAGAGAAGTTAGACGAAATTAAGAAGGAAAGGAATAATCTGGAAAACGGATTATTCGATTCGAATTAG
- the fliP gene encoding flagellar type III secretion system pore protein FliP (The bacterial flagellar biogenesis protein FliP forms a type III secretion system (T3SS)-type pore required for flagellar assembly.) — protein sequence MRHNRVMWKILSGILLFAVLILAIPEETYAQANAPRIPIPNLNINVNEAKGPRETSLSLMILFLVTILSLAPAIVMSLTSFTKIVIVLDFVRRALSIQNLPPNQVMVGLALFMTFFIMAPTLNIVYEKGLNPYMEGKIDTNEFFDKSMVPLREFMMRQIGTSGAKDVALFLKIGKVENVESFDDVPNYVLIPAFMLSEIKKAFWIGIIIFIPFIVVDLVVASALLSMGLNMLPPVMVSLPFKLILFVLVDGWNLIVYELVRSYK from the coding sequence ATGAGACATAATAGAGTTATGTGGAAGATACTTTCGGGCATTCTTCTTTTTGCCGTTTTGATCTTGGCAATCCCGGAGGAAACTTACGCGCAGGCAAATGCCCCTAGGATCCCGATCCCGAATTTGAATATCAATGTGAACGAAGCGAAAGGTCCGAGAGAGACAAGTCTTTCTCTCATGATCTTGTTCTTAGTCACAATTCTTTCCTTAGCACCTGCCATTGTGATGTCTCTGACTTCTTTCACCAAGATAGTGATCGTTTTGGATTTTGTGAGAAGGGCTCTTTCTATCCAGAACCTTCCGCCTAACCAGGTAATGGTGGGACTCGCGTTATTTATGACATTCTTTATCATGGCACCTACTTTGAATATTGTGTACGAGAAAGGTTTAAATCCGTACATGGAAGGTAAGATCGATACAAACGAATTTTTTGATAAGTCCATGGTCCCGCTTAGAGAATTTATGATGAGACAGATCGGGACAAGCGGCGCCAAGGACGTGGCCTTATTTTTAAAGATCGGAAAAGTGGAGAATGTAGAATCCTTCGACGATGTCCCGAATTACGTTCTCATCCCCGCATTCATGCTTTCGGAAATCAAGAAGGCGTTTTGGATCGGTATCATCATATTTATTCCGTTTATCGTAGTGGATCTTGTGGTTGCTTCCGCACTTCTTTCCATGGGTTTGAACATGCTTCCTCCCGTGATGGTAAGTTTGCCGTTTAAATTGATCTTATTCGTTCTTGTGGATGGTTGGAATTTAATCGTCTACGAGCTCGTAAGGAGCTATAAATGA
- a CDS encoding SRPBCC family protein — translation MKVEISLVGKEIIGVKTFDAPRELVWEAWTDPKQVAIWWGPNGFTNTIHEMDVKPGGIWRFMMHGPDGTDYPNHIQYIEVVKPEKLVYDHGDDANPKQFHVIVLFEEEGSKTKLTMRTIFPSEEEAKEISKYAVDGLGQTLGRLREFLEKK, via the coding sequence ATGAAGGTAGAAATTTCCCTGGTTGGAAAAGAAATTATAGGGGTTAAAACTTTCGACGCCCCAAGAGAATTGGTTTGGGAAGCTTGGACAGACCCGAAACAAGTAGCGATATGGTGGGGACCGAACGGTTTTACGAATACCATCCACGAAATGGACGTAAAACCGGGAGGGATCTGGAGATTTATGATGCATGGTCCGGATGGAACGGATTATCCGAACCATATCCAGTATATCGAAGTAGTGAAACCTGAAAAACTGGTTTACGACCATGGAGACGATGCCAACCCGAAACAATTTCATGTTATCGTTCTTTTCGAGGAAGAGGGCTCCAAAACGAAACTTACCATGAGAACCATATTCCCAAGCGAAGAAGAAGCTAAAGAGATCTCCAAATACGCGGTGGATGGACTTGGCCAAACTCTCGGACGTCTACGAGAATTCCTGGAAAAGAAATAA
- a CDS encoding EscU/YscU/HrcU family type III secretion system export apparatus switch protein — MLEFLQAKLRKLGIFYSNPIVEFLHVTPQTQPKLAAIPFRIDLQLFAAEDEGRTQPASERRRREEREKGNVPKSPEVASAIVLLAGIVLMYLMGEYFFMRSYYLLRKYFFGIRSANVVSSETVSELLNNALVDITQLLLPLMGITVVAAIVGNVVQTGFLFAPRALALNFGRIRPNFKKVLPNRQTLFGLIKSLVKVVAIAWVSYFVIEKDFFKILMLGNMGLEESVALITYTAFKIFIVVGILLLAISIGDYFFQKYEYEEALKMTPSESKREMKEQDGDPSLQARRRQMARDQIKKSKMLAEVPKADVVITNPTHFAVALEYKPNKHKAPIVIAKGVDDFALRIIRVAKANDIATVEDRPMARTLYDEVEIGQEVPAKFYTALSVIFTKLESFRRAFRNAS, encoded by the coding sequence ATGTTGGAGTTCCTACAAGCGAAGTTGCGAAAATTAGGAATATTCTACTCTAATCCGATAGTGGAGTTCCTACACGTAACTCCACAAACACAGCCAAAACTCGCCGCTATCCCGTTTCGCATCGACCTACAATTATTCGCAGCGGAAGATGAGGGACGTACCCAACCGGCCAGCGAAAGAAGAAGAAGAGAAGAAAGAGAAAAGGGAAATGTTCCTAAAAGTCCCGAGGTTGCCTCTGCCATCGTTCTTCTCGCAGGGATCGTTCTCATGTATCTCATGGGGGAGTATTTTTTTATGAGATCTTATTATCTTTTAAGAAAATATTTCTTCGGAATACGTTCGGCGAATGTGGTCAGTTCCGAAACGGTGAGCGAACTTTTAAATAACGCACTTGTGGATATTACACAGCTACTTCTTCCTTTGATGGGGATCACAGTGGTTGCAGCAATTGTGGGTAACGTTGTCCAGACCGGGTTTTTATTCGCTCCTAGGGCTCTTGCATTAAATTTCGGGAGGATCCGCCCGAATTTCAAAAAGGTACTTCCGAACCGACAAACATTATTTGGACTCATCAAGTCCTTGGTCAAAGTTGTCGCAATCGCTTGGGTCTCTTATTTTGTCATCGAGAAGGACTTTTTCAAGATCTTGATGCTCGGGAATATGGGCCTCGAAGAATCCGTTGCATTAATCACTTATACGGCATTCAAAATTTTTATCGTAGTAGGGATACTGTTGCTCGCGATCAGCATCGGGGACTATTTCTTCCAAAAATACGAATATGAAGAAGCGCTTAAAATGACTCCTTCGGAATCCAAAAGAGAAATGAAGGAGCAGGACGGAGATCCTTCTTTGCAGGCCAGAAGAAGACAAATGGCCAGAGATCAGATCAAAAAAAGCAAGATGCTGGCGGAAGTTCCCAAAGCGGACGTTGTCATTACGAATCCCACTCACTTTGCGGTAGCATTGGAATATAAACCGAATAAACACAAGGCCCCTATCGTTATAGCGAAAGGAGTAGATGATTTCGCATTACGTATAATCCGTGTCGCAAAGGCGAACGATATCGCCACCGTGGAAGACCGCCCAATGGCAAGAACACTCTACGACGAGGTGGAGATCGGTCAGGAAGTCCCGGCTAAATTCTATACCGCACTCAGTGTGATCTTTACGAAACTCGAATCTTTTCGGAGAGCGTTCAGAAACGCTTCTTAG
- the fliQ gene encoding flagellar biosynthesis protein FliQ: protein MTEVDAITLIRDALFVTLKLSSPILLTAMVVGLVIGILQTTTSIQEPTIAFVPKLLSIFAVIVIFAGWMLQTMTDYTRDLFLMIEKF, encoded by the coding sequence ATGACGGAAGTAGATGCAATCACTCTGATCCGAGACGCGCTGTTTGTGACTCTCAAACTTTCTTCTCCCATTTTGCTGACTGCGATGGTAGTAGGACTTGTTATCGGAATTTTACAGACCACAACTTCCATCCAAGAGCCAACGATTGCTTTTGTTCCTAAGTTATTATCCATTTTTGCCGTAATCGTGATCTTTGCGGGATGGATGCTTCAGACGATGACGGATTATACCAGGGATCTTTTCCTGATGATAGAGAAGTTTTAG
- the ilvA gene encoding threonine ammonia-lyase, biosynthetic, giving the protein MIDYIRKILDARVYDLAVHTPLDPMIRMSRRLNSSVFLKREDLQPIFSFKIRGAYNLISRLSPQEKRSGVICASAGNHAQGVALSAQKLGIKAIIVMPITTPSIKIEAVQYFGAEIILHGDTFDEAYSHARKLESEKGLKFIHPYDDPDVIAGQGTVGLEILQQYPGPIEAVFIPVGGGGLAAGVASYIKFLRPEIKVIGVEPADAASMKEAISAGKRVILDRVGLFADGVAVRQAGEETFKVCKELLDDVLVANTDEICAAVKDIFEDMRVIAEPAGALSLAGLKFYANQNTNRTGALIAINSGANMNFDRLRHVAERAEIGEAREILLGVTIPEKPGSYLKFVQTLGNKIITEFNYRYATEKQAHVFVGLKLKDSHSEKEKVISELESLGYEVLDISANETAKIHIRYMVGGRVSELKDEIILRCEFPERPGALLKFLESVGSNWNITLFHYRNHGADYGRVLVGFQVPSPDREGFRERLKSLGYPYEEETDNPAYRMFLNNV; this is encoded by the coding sequence GTGATAGATTATATCCGCAAAATTTTAGACGCAAGAGTTTACGATCTCGCGGTCCATACTCCCTTGGACCCGATGATACGAATGAGCAGAAGATTAAACTCTTCGGTTTTTTTAAAAAGAGAGGATCTCCAGCCGATATTCTCCTTTAAGATCAGAGGAGCATATAATCTAATTTCCAGACTTTCTCCCCAGGAAAAAAGATCAGGAGTGATCTGCGCATCCGCCGGTAATCATGCACAAGGCGTTGCACTTTCCGCTCAAAAATTAGGGATCAAGGCAATCATAGTCATGCCGATCACTACTCCATCCATCAAAATAGAAGCGGTACAATATTTCGGAGCAGAGATCATTTTACACGGGGATACTTTCGACGAGGCATATTCTCATGCTAGAAAATTAGAAAGTGAGAAGGGCCTAAAATTTATCCATCCTTACGACGATCCGGATGTGATCGCAGGACAAGGTACCGTGGGTTTGGAAATTTTACAACAGTATCCGGGTCCGATAGAAGCTGTCTTTATCCCAGTGGGTGGAGGAGGTTTAGCGGCCGGAGTTGCCTCTTATATTAAATTTTTAAGACCTGAAATCAAGGTTATCGGGGTGGAACCGGCAGACGCGGCTTCCATGAAAGAAGCGATCTCTGCCGGTAAACGAGTGATCTTAGATCGAGTCGGTTTGTTTGCCGATGGAGTTGCAGTCAGACAAGCAGGAGAAGAAACATTCAAAGTTTGTAAAGAACTCTTGGACGACGTACTAGTAGCGAACACGGACGAGATCTGTGCGGCAGTTAAAGATATATTCGAGGATATGAGAGTGATCGCAGAACCGGCAGGCGCATTATCTTTAGCGGGATTAAAATTTTATGCCAACCAAAACACAAATCGCACAGGGGCACTGATCGCGATCAATAGCGGTGCCAATATGAATTTTGATAGGCTCAGACATGTGGCGGAAAGAGCGGAGATCGGAGAAGCCAGAGAAATTTTACTAGGAGTCACAATACCGGAAAAACCCGGAAGTTATCTAAAATTCGTCCAAACCTTGGGAAACAAGATCATCACAGAGTTCAATTATAGATATGCCACCGAGAAACAGGCACATGTGTTCGTAGGTTTAAAATTAAAAGACTCCCATTCCGAAAAAGAAAAAGTAATCTCCGAATTGGAATCCTTAGGGTATGAGGTCTTGGACATCAGCGCGAACGAGACCGCAAAGATCCATATCCGTTATATGGTAGGCGGAAGAGTTTCCGAGCTCAAAGATGAAATTATTCTTAGATGCGAGTTTCCGGAACGCCCGGGAGCCTTGCTTAAATTTTTGGAATCGGTAGGAAGCAACTGGAATATTACATTATTCCACTACAGGAATCATGGAGCGGATTACGGAAGGGTTTTAGTCGGATTTCAAGTACCTTCTCCCGATCGGGAAGGTTTCAGGGAAAGATTAAAAAGTTTAGGGTATCCCTATGAGGAAGAAACGGACAATCCCGCATACAGAATGTTTCTAAACAATGTTTGA
- a CDS encoding ArsR/SmtB family transcription factor: MVKYDTESDRLNNTFSALADPTRRKILLYLVSGEATVKELAEPFNMSLPGISKHLKVLEKAGLIERGREAQWRPCKIRPEGLKEASGWLDHYRHFWEESLDRLDAYLQQLQGKNLESGK, encoded by the coding sequence ATGGTTAAATATGACACTGAATCCGATCGATTGAACAATACCTTCTCCGCTTTGGCAGATCCAACTAGAAGGAAGATCCTTCTCTATTTGGTCTCCGGAGAGGCAACTGTTAAGGAATTGGCGGAACCTTTTAATATGAGCTTACCCGGAATTTCCAAACACCTGAAGGTTTTGGAAAAAGCCGGACTGATTGAAAGGGGAAGAGAGGCCCAATGGAGACCCTGCAAGATACGACCGGAGGGGCTAAAGGAAGCTTCCGGTTGGTTGGATCATTACCGCCATTTTTGGGAAGAAAGTTTGGATCGTTTGGATGCATATCTCCAGCAACTCCAAGGAAAAAACCTAGAGTCGGGAAAATAG
- a CDS encoding SRPBCC family protein, with product MSETKESEFKEMILTRTINAPRDLVWKAWTDPNMVSQWWGPHGFTAPLCQLDLRPGGKMLIHMKDPEGGINPMNGTYKEIVPLEKIVFSSYIAFEMDGKKPAAEILITILFADKGSKTELQVRALPIKVDPELIPAVEGMEEGWTQTLEKLTAIFE from the coding sequence ATGAGCGAGACCAAAGAATCTGAATTTAAAGAAATGATACTTACTAGGACTATCAACGCTCCTAGAGACCTGGTCTGGAAGGCTTGGACGGATCCGAATATGGTATCACAATGGTGGGGCCCGCATGGATTTACCGCTCCCCTTTGCCAACTGGATCTTCGTCCAGGTGGAAAAATGCTGATCCACATGAAAGATCCTGAAGGTGGGATCAATCCGATGAACGGGACCTATAAAGAGATCGTTCCTTTGGAAAAGATCGTGTTCTCCTCTTATATCGCATTCGAGATGGACGGGAAAAAACCTGCCGCTGAGATTTTGATAACAATTCTTTTCGCAGACAAGGGTTCAAAAACCGAACTTCAAGTGCGAGCACTTCCGATCAAAGTGGATCCGGAACTGATCCCTGCAGTGGAAGGTATGGAAGAAGGTTGGACCCAAACTCTGGAAAAACTTACGGCAATTTTCGAGTAA
- a CDS encoding DUF971 domain-containing protein, giving the protein MSLSLKATTPETIEFDENILKIEWKDGVISEFPLLELRKRCPCVVCKGGHGGKIGATTGGIKEAKLLSFSKVGRYAVNLVWGDYHNTGIYSFDSLRLYWQGEPGDLGIP; this is encoded by the coding sequence ATGAGCCTCAGTCTAAAAGCAACCACACCCGAAACGATCGAATTCGACGAGAATATTCTAAAAATAGAATGGAAGGACGGAGTTATCTCCGAATTCCCTCTATTGGAACTTAGAAAAAGATGTCCATGCGTGGTTTGTAAGGGCGGCCACGGAGGGAAGATTGGAGCTACTACCGGCGGGATCAAAGAGGCCAAATTATTATCTTTTTCTAAAGTGGGAAGATATGCTGTCAACTTGGTCTGGGGAGATTATCATAATACCGGGATTTATAGCTTCGATTCTCTTCGACTGTATTGGCAGGGAGAACCTGGGGACCTGGGAATTCCATGA
- a CDS encoding MFS transporter: MSEIKTENTSKATKKEWIGLAVIALPCLLYAMDLTVLYLAAPQLSADLNPTPSQQLWIMDIYGFLVAGFLVIMGNLGDRIGRRKLLLYGAAAFGVASVLAAFSPSSEILILTRAILGITAATLAPSTLSLIRNMFLDPEERTFAIGIWGMSFSLGGAIGPLVGGVLLEYFWWGSVFLMSVPVMVLLLIVGPKLLPEFKDPNAGKMDLPSAVLSLISVLSIIYGLKQIAENGWGMIQILTILAGLLVGAIFIKRQTTLADPMIDLELFKLPAFSAAVAGNTMTIFVALGTFLFISQYLQLVLGLSPLEAGLWTLPGAVGNVIGSLTIPIVVRYMRPLYVMLSGLLLLAIGMFLYTQIHSENGIWMIIFGSLIMSLGICAVVILGTDIIVSSAPPERAGAAASISETAAEFGGVLGIAVLGSIGVAIFKSRINSIDLPGLTPQQFESSHNTLASAVAVAKELPEPSKQILLSTARGAFTDSLHFVSLLSVGISIVLAFTIFYLLKDKKEAKAVIEPAELEKSTG; this comes from the coding sequence ATGTCTGAAATAAAAACTGAAAACACTTCCAAAGCCACTAAAAAAGAGTGGATTGGCTTAGCGGTGATCGCACTGCCCTGCCTACTATATGCGATGGATTTAACGGTTCTTTATCTTGCGGCTCCTCAATTGTCGGCGGATCTTAACCCGACTCCTTCTCAACAATTATGGATCATGGATATCTACGGTTTTTTGGTCGCGGGTTTTCTTGTGATCATGGGGAATCTGGGAGATAGGATCGGCCGACGTAAACTTTTACTTTATGGGGCGGCAGCGTTCGGAGTAGCATCCGTGTTAGCGGCATTCTCTCCTAGTTCCGAAATTTTGATCCTAACCCGTGCGATCTTAGGGATTACCGCGGCTACTTTGGCTCCTTCTACTCTATCTTTAATTCGTAATATGTTTTTGGATCCCGAAGAGAGGACTTTTGCGATCGGTATCTGGGGAATGAGTTTCTCTCTCGGTGGAGCGATCGGTCCTCTTGTAGGCGGAGTCCTTCTGGAATATTTCTGGTGGGGTTCCGTATTTTTGATGAGCGTTCCGGTTATGGTACTTCTTCTGATCGTTGGGCCTAAACTTCTTCCTGAATTCAAGGATCCGAATGCGGGCAAAATGGATCTGCCAAGTGCCGTTCTATCCCTGATATCGGTACTTTCAATCATTTACGGTTTGAAACAGATCGCAGAGAACGGCTGGGGAATGATCCAGATTCTTACTATACTTGCCGGACTTTTAGTCGGAGCGATTTTTATCAAAAGACAAACCACTTTGGCCGATCCGATGATAGATCTTGAATTGTTCAAACTTCCCGCATTCAGCGCTGCGGTCGCAGGAAATACGATGACCATCTTCGTGGCATTGGGAACCTTCTTGTTCATATCCCAATATTTACAATTGGTTTTAGGACTTTCTCCTTTGGAAGCTGGACTTTGGACACTGCCTGGAGCTGTGGGCAACGTGATCGGTTCACTTACCATCCCTATCGTAGTTCGTTATATGCGTCCTTTATACGTAATGTTAAGCGGTTTACTATTACTTGCGATCGGAATGTTTTTATACACTCAGATTCATTCGGAAAACGGGATCTGGATGATCATTTTTGGATCTCTGATCATGTCCCTCGGGATCTGTGCAGTTGTGATCTTAGGAACGGATATCATCGTTAGTTCAGCACCTCCGGAAAGAGCGGGTGCAGCCGCTTCTATTTCGGAAACAGCAGCCGAATTCGGCGGCGTTCTTGGAATCGCAGTGCTTGGAAGTATAGGTGTAGCCATCTTTAAGTCCAGGATCAATTCCATTGATCTTCCGGGGTTGACTCCGCAACAATTCGAAAGTTCTCATAATACTCTGGCTTCTGCGGTAGCCGTGGCAAAAGAACTTCCGGAGCCGAGTAAACAGATACTGCTGAGTACCGCTCGAGGTGCATTTACCGACTCTTTACATTTTGTTTCATTACTGAGTGTGGGGATCTCGATCGTTTTGGCATTTACGATCTTTTACCTACTAAAAGACAAAAAAGAAGCCAAAGCGGTTATAGAACCGGCAGAATTGGAAAAATCAACCGGATAA